The Scylla paramamosain isolate STU-SP2022 unplaced genomic scaffold, ASM3559412v1 Contig150, whole genome shotgun sequence genomic sequence CTTACAGAAACAACATTGCAGATTTATGTCAGTGCACAGATTTACTTATCCTTTAACTGACCATGCAGATGAATTTGTCTGCCCATGAAGCttattaagtaggaaaaatctACAGTTTTTGCCATGTCTACTTGGATGAATTTGTtgcctatcattctctctctctctctctctctctctctctctctctctctctctctctctctctctctctctctctctctctctctctctctctctctctctctctctctctctctctctctctctctctctctctctctctctctctctctcgttttaggtATTGGGACCATAGCGTCTGTCAGGagccaatatattttttgggaTTCTTTTTAATaagcattcttttcctctttaaagaACATCTTACAGTTTCATTATCAGATTACTGAGTATAGTGTTTATCACTGAGCTCATGAAATATCTTATCAACTATTTTGCCTGTGATAAGGATTAAGATGATGTGACACTGCTCTACTTGAGATGATATCCTCTCTGTGATATCTATGATGACTCCAACATAcatctttgatttttttatattttttatgtgatgAGACTGGTTTTGCTGCATCACCATTGATGCATCTGATAGTTTAAGTGTATCTGCAGATCTTGACAGTTGCTTTTGTGGGATTCTAAGAACTGACTTGCTTGAACAAAAAACTGCCTTGATGCTGGTGACTTATTTGATGATGTGTTGAGCTTTATTTATCACAAGGTACTTGAGGCATTCTCAGTCTGGATATCTGCAGTTTAACGTACATGAGAAATTTACAGCATACATACTTCATTGTTAACTGAATAGTATTGTCTTGTGATCTGGTgcctgtgtatttgtttttcatatgcttCCTGTGGGAGTTGTTTCAACACCTCAATAGATTGCTTGCACAAGTTAGTACTTAGACAGGAGGATTGACAGCACACCCATGCTTATGTTCCCTTTTCATGTGTTGCCCTTTAGGTAGTGAGGAGAGACAGGtaccagcaggagcagtagtggTAACAACAGCAGGATGGGGAGCTTCAGCAAGATCCTGCCATACTCCTGCTATGAGCTCGGCCACTGCTGGAAACACTCGTGCTCCTCAGCCTCCTTTGAAATCTGTATCATTGGGTTCATTGAAAGCATCAAAATCTATGGTGTGGTGTACTTGGtatgtgaccttttttttttttttttttttttttatgttagagggATACTATCCTCATTGTGTCTAGTAAACTGTTCTGGCAACTGCACTGGCTTCCTAAGCTTGATGGAAGTTTAGAATATAATTTAAAAAGGTAACACTTGGCAGTAAAGGGGTGATTGCGATAAAATATTGCATTGCATCtactgtaattttattttggctcaTTAGAATTATctacagttactgaaaatgtgtgtgatggtgtcatTAGGTGACAAAATGTTAAagattactgttactatattggtaaaaagaggtgaaaatgGATTATAGCTATGCATAGAACTTTTCATATCAATTACCTTATGCCATGATAGATCTGGTGTAAGTAGAgtgtgaggtgaaggggaaTATGATTTTGCTTTCTGGCTtcaaaagtggaaggaagacttTGATCAGGAGTTAATAATTTTActtgcttgctttctttatttctccttttctttcctttttcttttgaattgGGAATGACACTTTGTATTTTGAGGTTTATCTTTGTAATATTAATGACTTGCATTTGTTTGCATGCAGCTAACCAGTCTTGTGAATGCTCGGAAAATAAGTATGAAGTATGGAAAAAAGCTCTTGAAGAACTACTTAACAACATCAGTTTGTTTCCTGACAGTCAATGCTTTTGGGTACATTGGCTCCTACTGTGTTGTCAGGTGAGCATGCCAGATGTGGCCTTTCCCATGCACATGTTGGGGCAGTTTGGAAGTAGTAAGTGTAATATACATGCTATTATACTGAGTGTGTCATGCTTGCTTTTACTCTGGGAAATTTATATGAAACCATGGAGTTGCATAACATAGtaatctttttctgtttatctacttatttgtttatttattttttatgtttttgtgcatgGATAGTCAATTAATTAAGATATAGTATAGTTTATGTGAATGAATACACATTTAAGTAGTCAGTGGTCATAGTGTGTTGTGATCAGCTCCCACAATTCTTGTTACTACACAAACCAAGTATAGTGCATGAGTTCTTGTTGATTAGtttggagagaggaggtgaccATAGGATATTGATGAAGGACAGCCATTGAAGCACTTCATCATTAGcatataaaatgacaaaaaaattagtattttccagttggaacaagataaaatactgtaaaattagtattttcctgttggaacaagataaaatactgtaaaatagaaaatactgtATTTGACAGTTTATAAGACATATGGGGTTATAAGATGCATctcagtttgggcaggcattgaaaaaaaaaaaagataaataaatgggttTAAGCTCtgtatatgaagtgaaggatttaaCCTGACATTTGATGCCCtctcatatgtattcagatccttattagattccaatatttttccttgggaaattttataattttgtaaCTTATACGCCATTGTGTACACGTTGTTTCTGTGACCCCATTATGTTGGGGAAATGAAATCTGGAAATTTTAAACACTATTGCATAAACTGTATTGCATGATTATTGTGCAGACCATCACCATGAGTCACCCTACTTTGTGACTCTCTTTTCACTTATAAAATcttttgttatgttaggttttctgaaaaaaatatagtttctcattagcttcaagttttgttgaacaCACATGCgagataaaaatgttaaaagataggcaTAATTTCTGTTGTATGAAGGTGTATCTTACCTAAGGAACGCAGTGAACCTTGCATGTGTTGCCAGGTTTGATGTTTAACTAATGGTGAATTTGTTTTGGTACAAACAACGTAAGCATAgtcacttaatttctttctgactggtgttattttatgtgaattaccaTTAAGTATGATCTGTTATACATTGTtaccttacaaaaaaaagagttgtttttgagatttagaaatgatcatcactttgtttacatgtgtgaaGATGTTTGTGGTTTGATTTAAGGGCcactgttgccatagacttactACTAGCCACTGCCCCAgagctgaaccttggccttatAAGACGCTGGCTAATTTTCTGAGACTTTTTTAAGGTGTGTCTTATAAGCTATCAAATACGGTAGCTGAAATTGAGTCACCTCTATGAAATGTCAAATTGTTTAATTGTTAATGATATGTTTGTTGTTTACTCCCACAGACACATTCTGCAGCACTTCAACTTTTTCACAGTCTCCTTTGTGCCAGGGTTCATTGGCAGCCTCATGGCCATCCTAGTGGAACGGCCAGCACGACGAACACTCCTGGGCATCTATGTTACCAATGTGGTGAGTGCCAACGCTGCTTCTTCCCACCCTAATTTCTATTTGGGATTGCTCTTTACAAAAGTCTTCTTCAGATGTTTCTGCTTTGAGGCATTCTTTCATCTAATCCTTTGTCTCTTGTGTCTTCATTGACATGGTCCTTCCATCTGATCCTATGtaggtcttcctcttcttcgtgctCCTCTTTCCACAGCTCAAGGTTCACCCCGGGGAGGTCGCGACATGACAATCGGGGGTTcctgggggtgaggaagggatgaggggatagcattttgtctgtgtctgtatgtgtgtgtgtgtgtgtgtgtgtgtgtgtgtgtgtgtgtgtgtgtgtgtgtgtgtgtgtgtgcaggagcagTACTTACAGGAAGGGGTCTGGAAGGTCAAAGACAGACCGCTGTTCACTTTCCACATTGTCACAGTTGTCACACAGAAGCTTGGCCAGTGTCACCTGTAGAGAAGAGACACACTTGAGCTCATTTGTTTGCTGCTAAAACACTTAATTTGTTAAGTAAGATCAAGATAAGTTAGCTAATTTGATTAGTAAGGTTAGACATAACTAGATTTAGGACAGATTAGGTAATTAAGTTAAGTTTTGAGTAGATTTGGCAAGGTTACTTAGATTTTAAGTTGATTTGATAAGTAAGGTGATTTACttttactaatgctactattatttctactactattattccttTCTATCCTATGGCTGACTGggataagaatgtgtgtgtgtctgtgtgtgtgtgtgtgtgtgtgtgtgtgtgtgtgtgtgtgtgtgtgtgtggcttgtgtgggattgccagcctggtatataaagagaaatgaactattgctattactactactgctgctcacCACCCACAGACAgagatactactgctactattattactattactaccaccactacttaacACCAACAgagatactattactactactgctaccaccatcaccactcattactcacagatggatagactactgctactgttactaccaccaccaccaccaaggaagacccacctttcttatttcagtgaGCTGAGGGTCGGTGAAGCGCACAAGTGGGTCAGCATTCTCATACCAGAACCGGTCACAGCAGCGGAGGTTCCTGAACTGAATGCCAAGGATGCAGCCGAACGTGGGACCGACCAGTCCACCGTGCAGCGGCGTCTCAATCAATCCACCAGTGAACAGATCTATGTCATCCACGTGTGCGTACGTCTGTTTCATTCGCTCGATCACCGGCCTCGCTATCTCCCTGTGCAGGTCATCAAACGACCTCGCCCTGGTCAGGTTACAGAGGGCCCTGTACTCATTGTAAGGCTGCAGTCCATGGTCTCTGCCTCGCTGGATGTTGAGGGCAGCCAGGTCCAGGCCAGAGAATGGCTGCCGCTTGTCTTCAAAGAGATGGTTGGTCACCTCATCTGTCAAGAACTGGTCCAGTGTCTCCATGGACACAGTAGTCAGGCCGTGGATGATCTCATCAAACATCCCAGGCTGGTAGAGTAGGTCTGGGTTGAAGAAGTGTTCGCTCAGCTTGACAGGAGGGTTGCACTTGGCAAATATTCCGTCCATGCGCTCCAGGGAAGGCTTGAGTAGAGAGTGGCCAAAGCGGAAGGCTATGCCAAATTCATTGAGCACTGTTGGGTTGCAGTATGCATcgtaatctgagagagagagagagagagagagagagagagagagagagagagagagagagagagagagagatagtcattAGGAGTGCAGTGTGTTAGAGGGAaatgttgcacacacacacacacacacacacacacacacacacacacacacacacacacacacacacacacacacacacacacacacacacacacctagagtCAGCTGGCCTGGCATGGAGCGGGTCAGGGGGATGCAGAATGGCTGGCCAGATGATATAttgacaggagggaaaaatggatcgTTCTGAGGAATGGCTATGGGGAAACACTCAGGGTGGACTGTCTGGGGAGAGTCACATCTGCGGCAATCCAGAATCGAGTCTTGGaaacctggaagagagagaagtgaatgtgtttagtgggtgaggtgaagagATGCTGGGCCAGGAGTCAGTGTATTTACAGAcatgaagtaaagagagaataagtactttttttttttatcaacacatACACAGTTAAGTTAATATTAGAAAACATATACCTGTTAACactagaatgagaaagagaaacaggagatttgataactaatggaaaaaaacagataataataaacaacaaagatagattaggttaggaacagactaagaaaatatatagttttagtgacaagtatgcagaaattaaagaaaactagacATATAAAGATCAGGAGACAACAAATCAATAGTTTATCAGACCTTGGAAGCTACaactatgtaaacacacacacacacacacacacacacacacacacacacacacacacacacacacacacacacacacacacacacacacacacacacacacctacctttgTTGATGGGGGTGAAAATAATATCATGGTCAATAAACTGGCCCCACTGCATGACCATTAGGGTATAGCGGACATGCGGTGCAGACACGTCGTTGTGCATGTTGGTGGAAATGAgccgaggggaagggagaggcttgCCGGTGACTGAAGTGACGCGAGGTTTAGACAGACCTGGGGATGACAAGAGAAGGTTTAGGGGTATTTGAGTGTATTGTAAAgaaattcatttgtttatctatctgtcaggcTGGCAGTCCCACAGAAGGCAAGGTTTGGGGGTACTTGATTGTACTGTAAGGAAATTGGtttgttaatctatctatctgtcaggttAGCAGTCCTATAGAAGATAAAGTATGGGGGTACTTCAGTGAGAATTaagtttatatatctatctgtgacACTGGCAGTCCTATACAAAGCatagacaaggcaccacacactcacacacacaataataacagtaatatatctatctgtctgtctgtctatctacatacAAGGCTAGCAATCCCACAGAAGccagcccagacaaggcaccacacactcacacacacaataataatagtaatatatctatctgtctgtctctctgtctacatACAAGGCTAGCATTCCCACACAGGCCagcacagacaaggcaccacagactcatttacaaacatatttatttattctctttcctaactttatcaagcttcagttctttatttcttgtcctgtcctgattactgatcctgagaattttgcttatgtcatccTTGTCATGCTCTCTATATCACTTTGGGACCTCTAGCTGACTGAAATGACTTCTCTCTGATTCTTAACTTTATAAAGCCTGAACACATTATTTATGTTCTATCCCTAACACTaatacagacacatagacatctATCTGATCTACTCTTGACTTTATCCCTTACTTCATCAAacttaaacacttaatttcTTGACCTATCCcaaataccaacacacacacatgcacacacacatatatatacacacatacacagacatacagacagacagacactcaccgTTTTCATAAGAAGGACGTAGGAGTCGACTTTTTGCCCTGAACGACTTGCCGAAGGACGGGAAGTTAAGATTATTGCACCACCCTGTAGCTGTGCGGAAACGCAAAGTGTGGTCGCAGGGCAGTGTCTGGTCGTCACGCTCAAACACGCTAGGAATTTCCGTGATATCGCTGACGTCAGTGTTAGGCAGAACCTCCATCAAATCCAGTACGTTGTTTGGGGAACCTGACTCGATGTCTTTGAGCTGGCCGTCTGCTGCCCGAGTCTTGCGTGACCTGGCTCTGGTGGTGGAGAGACTGTCAGTGGTGAGGCGTGGTAGACAAAACTGtggtgtttttatcattttctctgttgttttattgtttgcttGGCTTTCTGTTGTTAATTATGGGAAATTTCTGCTGTTTTTGTGTCATGTTCACCTCAAAATACATCAGTCTAAGGCTCtgaataaccctttcactaactaatgcactcatctatcacacaaacacatactcgtacttgaatcttcctgaggtcttgcagtcaatctGGTTGGTGTCGGCCATGAGGATCTGGGTGTTTGCCGGGCCGCGCTGCACCTTGAGGAGGCCGCCAGAGAAG encodes the following:
- the LOC135099580 gene encoding peroxidasin-like, with amino-acid sequence MADTNQIDCKTSGRFKARSRKTRAADGQLKDIESGSPNNVLDLMEVLPNTDVSDITEIPSVFERDDQTLPCDHTLRFRTATGWCNNLNFPSFGKSFRAKSRLLRPSYENGLSKPRVTSVTGKPLPSPRLISTNMHNDVSAPHVRYTLMVMQWGQFIDHDIIFTPINKGFQDSILDCRRCDSPQTVHPECFPIAIPQNDPFFPPVNISSGQPFCIPLTRSMPGQLTLDYDAYCNPTVLNEFGIAFRFGHSLLKPSLERMDGIFAKCNPPVKLSEHFFNPDLLYQPGMFDEIIHGLTTVSMETLDQFLTDEVTNHLFEDKRQPFSGLDLAALNIQRGRDHGLQPYNEYRALCNLTRARSFDDLHREIARPVIERMKQTYAHVDDIDLFTGGLIETPLHGGLVGPTFGCILGIQFRNLRCCDRFWYENADPLVRFTDPQLTEIRKVTLAKLLCDNCDNVESEQRSVFDLPDPFLNPRLSCRDLPGVNLELWKEEHEEEEDLHRIRWKDHVNEDTRDKGLDERMPQSRNI